A part of Lactobacillus sp. ESL0700 genomic DNA contains:
- a CDS encoding SepM family pheromone-processing serine protease — protein sequence MTNEHQNSPQGKRRLRNWLFGIIFFVLAVVGLSWPTNYYLEMPGAAVSTGQFVKSSQHAPNNLYLVTVSETSQPATVLQYLWSYTQKYTTRIPSSELLGGQTNSQYQELQNWFMETSQQNAIYYAAKTAGLKPQLNYKGVYVMQVQKQSSFKGKLQVGDTVLGANGHRFKSTEEMMQYLQKQPLHSQIKIMVLREGKKQFFTGKIVKVAGTGKPGIGIQLVEHVQVTTKPRLTIDAGEIGGPSAGLMFTLTSYETFTGRQLARGHKIAGTGTIAPSGKVGIIGGVDKKVVAADRVGAEVFFAPIDTTGVKKSASNYVVAKKTARAIHSKMKVVPVRTFTDALNYLKQHY from the coding sequence ATGACAAACGAGCATCAAAATTCGCCACAAGGCAAAAGACGACTACGCAACTGGCTATTTGGAATTATTTTTTTCGTGTTAGCAGTTGTTGGCCTAAGTTGGCCAACTAATTATTACCTAGAAATGCCAGGGGCAGCTGTTTCTACCGGTCAATTTGTGAAAAGCAGTCAACATGCACCTAATAATTTATATTTGGTAACGGTGAGTGAAACCAGTCAGCCGGCAACCGTGCTGCAATATTTATGGAGCTATACGCAAAAATATACAACGCGAATCCCGAGTTCCGAATTACTTGGCGGGCAAACCAATAGTCAATATCAAGAATTGCAGAATTGGTTTATGGAAACCAGCCAGCAAAATGCAATTTACTACGCTGCAAAAACAGCGGGCTTAAAGCCGCAACTCAATTATAAGGGCGTTTATGTGATGCAAGTCCAGAAACAGTCGAGTTTTAAGGGCAAATTGCAAGTTGGTGATACTGTCCTTGGGGCTAACGGTCACCGCTTTAAATCAACCGAAGAAATGATGCAATATTTGCAAAAGCAGCCGCTTCACTCGCAGATTAAAATTATGGTGCTACGTGAAGGCAAAAAGCAGTTTTTTACCGGTAAGATTGTGAAGGTGGCGGGAACTGGCAAGCCTGGAATTGGCATACAGCTAGTTGAACATGTTCAGGTTACTACTAAACCGCGATTGACAATTGACGCAGGTGAAATCGGTGGCCCGTCGGCGGGTCTGATGTTTACGTTAACCAGTTATGAAACTTTTACGGGCCGTCAATTAGCTCGAGGACATAAGATTGCTGGTACTGGGACAATTGCACCTAGTGGTAAGGTAGGCATTATTGGCGGGGTTGATAAGAAGGTTGTCGCCGCAGATAGAGTTGGTGCCGAAGTCTTTTTTGCGCCGATCGATACAACTGGTGTCAAAAAGTCGGCTAGCAATTATGTAGTTGCTAAGAAAACGGCACGCGCAATTCATTCAAAGATGAAAGTTGTTCCCGTCAGGACCTTTACCGATGCACTCAATTATTTAAAACAACATTATTAA
- a CDS encoding helix-hairpin-helix domain-containing protein, with amino-acid sequence MNWEQIKDFILEHKQYFLVGLVVVGIALWTHQGSSQNDTATEFTEDSQTEQKSASVKETTDDVKSTSAQEEPAKPKNVTCDISGAVKHQGVYTLKAGARLQELIEAAGGTASNAQLKQVNRALILQDQDKVHIPYQGEKIKADEIVVSIGGSSTVATTSDNTGSSTTADKSGAKVNLNTADAQGLQQLNGIGEKKAEQIIAYRQKNGNFKKIEDLKQVSGIGDKTFAALKDQLAV; translated from the coding sequence GTGAATTGGGAACAAATCAAAGATTTTATTTTAGAGCATAAACAGTATTTTTTAGTTGGATTAGTTGTTGTTGGAATTGCGCTTTGGACTCATCAAGGAAGTAGTCAAAATGATACTGCTACCGAATTTACTGAAGATTCGCAAACAGAGCAAAAAAGCGCATCAGTTAAAGAAACAACTGATGATGTTAAGAGTACCAGCGCACAGGAGGAGCCAGCAAAACCGAAAAATGTCACTTGTGATATTTCTGGGGCCGTTAAACATCAGGGCGTCTATACCTTAAAGGCTGGTGCGAGACTTCAAGAACTAATTGAAGCTGCTGGAGGAACTGCTAGTAACGCGCAATTAAAGCAGGTTAATCGCGCATTAATATTACAAGATCAAGATAAAGTTCATATTCCTTATCAGGGCGAAAAAATTAAGGCTGATGAAATTGTAGTATCAATTGGTGGCAGTTCTACAGTAGCCACCACTTCAGATAATACTGGCAGTTCAACCACTGCTGACAAATCTGGGGCCAAGGTTAATTTGAATACAGCAGATGCCCAAGGACTGCAGCAGCTTAACGGTATTGGCGAGAAAAAGGCGGAGCAGATTATTGCTTACCGCCAAAAAAATGGTAATTTTAAAAAGATTGAAGATTTAAAGCAGGTTTCAGGAATTGGCGACAAAACCTTTGCGGCGCTCAAAGACCAACTGGCAGTCTGA
- a CDS encoding DNA internalization-related competence protein ComEC/Rec2, whose protein sequence is MRRSKTNWQSELLTPGFFLLTALLGVDLSFGFYQSRGFLQQLTWILLASYLGLLLLQKFGNLKWVIVILLVIGMVDVFLHNSKTNFALTEDAVIKIYPDQVKVDDDWLSGIGSIKTGKVLVSGTITNQQINQLNQGQSVYLSSLVGDVKAIEPATNYGQFDSRQYYAGKNIWQQVKFKSCRMQTKTGNLSDYFHYLRFKLQSYFRKMPRILGFFSSELLLGENPNQDNQQILDNYRDLGVIHILSISGLHVGIYALLISTLCYYLKFTEEETFVCCLIILLGWVFLSNGQAGFVRASLTYLLGKFFNFKGWQIKHFDLLGLTCLVHLLVNPRLMMGVGAILTYTLALGLEMTDKMTAFKQSAMLNLLLTPLLLVYFFQFNLLTVLFNMLIVPYFNWVVMPLTFINLVVFSWKPNISRIFEAVLNYGEQLIGKLSATKIGLLTFGKINWWQCLFLLVLTAIILVKVNEKVKLTGQNRKLTAGLGLTYLAILITIHFPLTGQVTFIDVGQGDSILITTPLWRHVYMIDVGGKLNFGGKKLTPQVNKITIPLLKAEGISQIDGLFVSHQDADHVGDLGPFLEQMKVKKLYMAQGLINNPSFQKRISGRIAKKQIVQLLAGMTVPGPLPFHVVYPFKPGLGTNDDSLSLTFTLADKSWLFTGDLGQKGEQEIMAKYGLHADYFKLGHHGSKTASNPDFLQKLHPAMVFISAGRDNRFGHPHPETLATLEAQHIPWASTQDCGMITWTYGKLIKPKLTRFIPVNNK, encoded by the coding sequence TTGCGGCGCTCAAAGACCAACTGGCAGTCTGAATTATTAACGCCGGGCTTTTTCCTATTAACGGCGCTACTGGGTGTTGATCTAAGTTTTGGATTTTACCAAAGTCGCGGCTTCTTGCAGCAATTGACCTGGATATTATTAGCAAGTTACCTTGGTTTACTACTTTTGCAAAAGTTCGGTAACTTAAAGTGGGTAATTGTCATCTTGCTAGTAATAGGAATGGTTGATGTCTTTTTACATAATTCTAAAACTAATTTTGCTTTAACCGAAGATGCAGTAATCAAAATCTATCCCGACCAAGTTAAGGTTGATGATGATTGGCTATCTGGAATTGGTAGTATCAAAACCGGCAAAGTTTTAGTCTCGGGTACGATAACTAACCAGCAGATTAACCAGCTTAATCAGGGGCAGTCTGTATACCTATCAAGTTTAGTAGGCGATGTTAAGGCAATAGAGCCAGCAACTAATTACGGTCAATTTGATTCACGTCAGTATTATGCCGGCAAAAATATTTGGCAGCAGGTTAAATTTAAAAGTTGCCGGATGCAAACTAAGACTGGCAATTTGAGCGATTATTTTCATTATCTAAGGTTTAAATTGCAATCTTATTTTCGCAAAATGCCACGTATTTTGGGATTTTTTAGTAGTGAATTACTCTTAGGAGAAAATCCTAATCAGGATAACCAACAAATTTTAGATAATTATCGTGACCTCGGTGTCATCCATATTTTAAGTATTTCGGGATTGCACGTTGGGATCTATGCGCTGCTAATTAGCACTCTGTGTTACTATCTGAAATTTACTGAAGAAGAAACTTTTGTCTGTTGTTTAATTATCTTATTGGGCTGGGTGTTTTTAAGTAATGGTCAGGCCGGCTTTGTGCGTGCCAGTTTAACTTATCTTTTAGGAAAATTTTTCAATTTTAAAGGTTGGCAAATAAAGCATTTTGATTTATTAGGCTTAACTTGTCTAGTTCATCTGCTAGTCAATCCCCGTTTAATGATGGGCGTTGGTGCTATTTTAACTTACACGTTAGCGCTCGGCTTAGAGATGACTGATAAAATGACGGCTTTCAAGCAGTCGGCCATGCTTAATTTACTGTTAACCCCATTGTTATTAGTTTATTTCTTTCAATTCAACTTGTTGACGGTTCTGTTTAATATGTTAATCGTACCGTACTTCAACTGGGTGGTAATGCCGCTAACCTTTATTAATTTGGTGGTATTTAGCTGGAAGCCTAATATCTCAAGAATATTTGAGGCTGTTCTAAATTATGGTGAGCAGTTAATTGGTAAACTGTCCGCAACTAAGATTGGGCTATTAACTTTTGGTAAGATTAATTGGTGGCAATGCCTGTTTTTGCTGGTGCTAACGGCGATAATATTGGTCAAAGTCAATGAAAAAGTTAAACTGACTGGGCAAAATCGCAAACTAACAGCTGGTCTTGGCTTAACCTATTTGGCTATCTTAATTACGATTCATTTTCCGCTTACTGGCCAAGTAACTTTCATTGATGTTGGTCAAGGTGACAGCATTTTGATTACAACGCCACTTTGGCGCCATGTCTACATGATTGATGTTGGTGGTAAGCTGAATTTTGGTGGGAAAAAATTAACGCCGCAAGTCAATAAAATAACAATTCCACTTTTGAAAGCTGAGGGTATTAGCCAAATTGACGGGCTCTTTGTTTCGCATCAGGATGCGGACCACGTAGGCGATTTAGGTCCTTTTTTGGAACAAATGAAAGTTAAAAAGTTGTATATGGCACAAGGATTGATCAATAATCCATCTTTTCAAAAGCGAATTAGCGGTCGAATTGCTAAAAAGCAGATTGTTCAATTGCTGGCGGGGATGACTGTTCCTGGGCCGTTGCCATTTCATGTTGTTTATCCCTTTAAGCCGGGACTGGGAACCAATGATGATTCTTTATCGTTGACTTTTACATTGGCAGATAAAAGCTGGCTCTTTACAGGCGACTTGGGTCAAAAGGGTGAGCAGGAAATTATGGCAAAATATGGGCTGCATGCTGACTATTTTAAATTAGGACATCATGGCAGCAAGACTGCTTCAAATCCTGACTTTTTACAAAAATTACACCCAGCAATGGTCTTTATTTCTGCTGGTCGTGATAATCGTTTTGGCCACCCACATCCAGAAACACTAGCGACACTAGAGGCGCAACATATACCGTGGGCTTCAACCCAAGACTGTGGTATGATTACATGGACTTATGGCAAATTAATCAAGCCCAAATTAACACGTTTTATCCCGGTGAATAACAAATGA
- the holA gene encoding DNA polymerase III subunit delta, with translation MTLLSLFKNSNNSNPQTLILGEDSFLNDYLARSYTHEERFNDLERISIDCESDGLDELIADLTESSLFSQQKIITVKNPFFLTAKVPKKMQKQLEQLQEIFANLQQLDDIVVLVASYEKVDRRKKLTKTVLQQFNVIETKVKTYEVGAITKALITAEGYQISRTGLQLLLQRSDQVLDTILGNYNKLKMIAVDGKITEQAIEQNVDLSLAQNVFAILEAALKHNYQEAISRLDNQLREGSNPIQLLAVFENQLELILAAKILQKRGRNESQIVKELGVHPYRVKLALSNRLALKKLMNLLEEAIKLDFNYKNGQYREDNFLKLFILNV, from the coding sequence ATGACATTACTTTCCTTATTTAAAAATTCCAATAATAGTAATCCCCAAACATTAATTTTGGGTGAAGATAGCTTTTTAAATGATTATTTGGCTCGTTCTTATACGCACGAAGAGCGGTTTAATGATCTTGAACGAATCAGTATTGATTGTGAAAGCGATGGTCTTGATGAATTGATTGCGGACCTAACCGAATCAAGTTTATTTAGCCAACAAAAAATTATCACAGTTAAAAATCCGTTTTTCTTAACAGCCAAAGTTCCTAAAAAAATGCAGAAGCAGTTAGAGCAGCTACAGGAAATTTTTGCTAACTTGCAGCAGCTTGATGACATTGTTGTCCTAGTGGCTTCTTATGAGAAAGTTGACCGCCGTAAAAAATTAACCAAAACGGTCTTGCAGCAGTTCAATGTTATTGAAACCAAAGTGAAAACTTACGAAGTTGGTGCGATAACTAAGGCGTTGATTACTGCAGAAGGTTATCAAATTTCGCGCACGGGATTGCAATTATTGCTGCAGCGCAGTGACCAGGTGCTTGATACCATTTTAGGTAATTATAATAAGCTGAAGATGATTGCTGTTGATGGCAAAATTACTGAACAAGCAATTGAACAAAACGTTGACTTGTCACTTGCCCAAAATGTTTTTGCTATTTTAGAAGCCGCGCTAAAGCACAACTATCAAGAGGCGATTAGTCGACTGGACAACCAATTGCGTGAAGGTAGCAACCCAATTCAGTTGTTAGCTGTTTTTGAAAATCAGTTGGAATTAATTTTGGCAGCGAAAATTTTACAAAAGCGGGGGAGAAATGAGTCGCAGATTGTTAAGGAACTAGGTGTTCATCCTTACCGGGTAAAATTGGCGCTGAGTAATCGGTTAGCGCTTAAAAAATTAATGAACTTACTCGAAGAGGCAATTAAGTTAGACTTTAATTATAAAAACGGCCAGTATCGTGAAGATAATTTTCTAAAATTATTTATTTTGAATGTATAA
- the rpsT gene encoding 30S ribosomal protein S20 produces the protein MPQIKSAIKRVKTQDAARKRNAAQMNQLRTAVKKFKTAQAAGAEDASELHIAAARALDKAASKGLIHKNKASRDKSRLAKLAK, from the coding sequence ATGCCACAAATCAAATCAGCTATCAAACGTGTTAAAACTCAAGATGCTGCAAGAAAGCGTAACGCCGCTCAAATGAACCAGTTAAGAACTGCTGTTAAGAAGTTCAAGACTGCTCAAGCAGCCGGTGCTGAAGACGCCTCCGAATTACACATTGCTGCTGCTCGTGCTTTGGACAAGGCCGCTTCAAAGGGTCTTATTCATAAGAACAAGGCTAGCCGTGATAAGAGTCGTTTGGCTAAATTGGCTAAGTAG
- the rpsO gene encoding 30S ribosomal protein S15, with amino-acid sequence MAISKAEKDEIIKKYATHEGDTGSTEVQVAILTTDINNLTEHMKSHSHDHHSYVGLLKKIGHRRNLLRYLQDNDINRYRELIKKLGLRR; translated from the coding sequence ATGGCAATTTCAAAAGCTGAAAAAGACGAAATCATTAAGAAGTATGCAACTCACGAAGGCGATACTGGCTCAACTGAGGTTCAAGTTGCTATCTTGACTACAGATATCAACAACTTGACTGAACACATGAAGAGTCACTCACATGATCACCATTCTTACGTTGGTTTACTGAAGAAGATTGGTCACCGTCGTAACTTACTTCGTTACTTACAAGATAACGACATTAATCGTTACCGTGAATTAATCAAGAAGTTAGGTTTACGTCGTTAA
- a CDS encoding ribonuclease J gives MADQVKIMILSGVREQGKDMFAVQVNDEIFVLDAGLKYPDSSLFGIDLVIPDLDFFEQYGDQVVGIFLTHGHADSIGALPYILRDYDIPVFGSQLTIELAKIKVKRVNKRCKNSLFHTIDAETEIDFKNANISFFHTTHSIPDSLGIDVHTPAGEVVYTGDFKFDPSAAPNYRTDMDRLAEISQKGVLALLSDSSNAEASFPNNSEQSIGDYVTNVFRNTEGRIIVAAKASNIIRMQEVFNAAQQTGRRVLLTGRDVAKITRTAMELGYLKVPKGLLMRVKDLKTTPENKTVILETGQTGEPLNSLQKMAQNRHSMITIHKGDLVFISTTPSHSVETRLAQTSDMVYRAGGTVIQLGHAKHTSGHATGRDLQLMIDTLKPQFLIPVIGEYRLLEVHKDLATKTGMKPENIFVTKNGDCLNYDFKQKKLYLTDPVPGEDTMIDGSGIGDVGNIVLRDREVLSDDGIFIAVVTIDRRKKKIIAEPQVTSRGFVYIKANHKLMHDSIELIKETINNNFAHKKFDWTEIKQDVRNDLEKFLYKQTNRRPVVLPVVMEVNQNRHRAMQKRNSKNDAEPQMSPKQKSNQKPEQKD, from the coding sequence ATGGCTGATCAAGTTAAAATAATGATTTTGAGCGGCGTACGCGAACAAGGAAAAGACATGTTTGCCGTTCAAGTCAATGATGAAATTTTTGTCCTTGATGCAGGATTGAAGTATCCTGATAGTTCTTTGTTTGGAATCGATTTGGTTATTCCCGATCTTGATTTCTTTGAACAATATGGCGATCAAGTTGTCGGCATCTTTTTGACACACGGACACGCTGACTCTATCGGTGCTTTACCATATATCTTGCGAGATTATGATATCCCGGTATTTGGGTCACAGTTAACAATTGAGCTAGCTAAAATCAAGGTTAAGCGGGTTAATAAGCGGTGTAAAAACAGCTTATTCCATACAATTGATGCGGAAACCGAAATTGACTTTAAGAACGCTAATATTTCGTTCTTCCATACAACGCACTCAATCCCGGATTCATTGGGAATTGATGTTCATACACCAGCTGGTGAAGTTGTTTACACGGGGGACTTTAAGTTTGATCCATCGGCAGCACCAAATTACCGCACTGATATGGATCGACTTGCTGAAATTTCACAAAAGGGAGTTTTAGCACTCTTAAGTGATTCTTCAAATGCAGAAGCATCATTTCCAAATAATTCTGAGCAGAGTATTGGTGACTATGTAACCAATGTTTTTCGTAATACCGAAGGGCGCATTATTGTTGCTGCTAAGGCATCGAATATTATTAGAATGCAGGAAGTATTTAATGCCGCTCAGCAAACGGGCAGACGCGTTTTATTAACAGGTCGTGATGTCGCTAAAATTACGCGGACAGCAATGGAATTAGGCTACTTAAAGGTACCTAAAGGCTTATTAATGCGAGTTAAGGACCTTAAGACAACGCCCGAAAACAAGACGGTAATTTTAGAAACCGGACAGACTGGCGAACCACTTAATTCTTTACAAAAAATGGCACAAAACCGTCATAGCATGATTACCATTCATAAGGGCGATTTAGTCTTTATTTCGACAACACCGTCGCATTCAGTAGAAACGCGGCTTGCCCAAACAAGTGATATGGTTTACCGTGCTGGTGGTACTGTCATTCAATTAGGGCACGCTAAACATACTAGTGGCCATGCGACTGGACGTGATTTGCAGCTGATGATTGACACATTAAAGCCGCAATTCTTGATTCCTGTTATTGGCGAATACCGTTTGCTTGAAGTGCATAAGGATTTAGCAACCAAGACTGGCATGAAACCAGAAAATATTTTTGTTACCAAAAATGGTGACTGCTTGAATTATGACTTTAAACAAAAGAAGTTGTACTTAACAGATCCAGTACCTGGTGAGGATACGATGATTGACGGTTCAGGTATTGGGGATGTCGGCAATATTGTTCTCCGTGACCGCGAAGTATTGTCTGATGATGGCATTTTTATTGCTGTCGTAACAATTGATCGTCGCAAGAAGAAGATTATTGCAGAGCCGCAAGTCACTAGCCGCGGGTTTGTTTACATTAAGGCCAACCATAAGCTGATGCATGATAGTATTGAGTTAATCAAGGAAACCATCAACAATAATTTTGCCCATAAAAAATTTGATTGGACAGAAATTAAACAAGATGTGCGTAATGATCTTGAGAAGTTTTTGTACAAGCAGACTAATCGTCGGCCTGTAGTCTTGCCAGTTGTGATGGAAGTCAATCAAAATCGCCACCGTGCAATGCAAAAGCGTAACAGTAAAAATGATGCAGAGCCGCAAATGTCACCTAAGCAAAAGTCCAACCAAAAACCTGAACAGAAGGACTAA
- a CDS encoding tetratricopeptide repeat protein produces MTSLSQQNLLNLAQKSEANGDFEQAIQYLEEALRSGRTAELVIRLCDLYLKNGQEYAAFALIKEEPDLFSEQDIFAEYSKILQANHFLIEALEVQNLSKKSVQIAVSPIPLAKQQEVMRQFRQKNHVTQFDYEQLFKLDLSNFVNFAQSLLLDPSLNFAVRIALCEDLVRLGVKDKIRVLVLGQSEDFIPQDTELLEKGTVYREIISAIGSRYYHRPSQLPTVLGEVNLILGSLYPKLAKYVDEPDSFASDLASYIEKHDGRGHHKLFEQIYANLPK; encoded by the coding sequence ATGACTTCATTGAGTCAACAAAATTTACTTAATTTAGCTCAAAAAAGCGAAGCAAATGGTGATTTTGAACAAGCTATTCAATATTTAGAAGAGGCTTTGCGCAGCGGCCGCACGGCTGAATTAGTGATTAGACTCTGCGACTTATACTTAAAGAATGGGCAAGAATATGCTGCATTTGCATTGATCAAAGAAGAGCCAGATCTCTTTTCGGAGCAGGACATTTTTGCTGAATACAGTAAAATTTTGCAGGCCAATCATTTCTTGATTGAAGCACTTGAAGTACAAAATTTAAGTAAAAAAAGTGTGCAGATCGCGGTTTCACCGATTCCTTTAGCCAAGCAGCAGGAAGTTATGCGGCAGTTTAGGCAGAAAAATCACGTGACGCAATTTGATTATGAGCAGTTATTTAAGTTAGATTTATCTAATTTTGTTAATTTTGCTCAAAGTCTTTTGCTGGATCCAAGCTTAAATTTTGCCGTGCGAATTGCTTTGTGCGAAGATTTAGTTCGTCTTGGCGTTAAAGATAAAATACGCGTTTTGGTGTTAGGCCAAAGTGAAGATTTTATCCCTCAAGATACTGAATTATTGGAAAAAGGCACGGTTTACCGTGAAATTATTTCGGCGATTGGATCGCGATATTATCACCGTCCAAGTCAATTACCGACAGTTTTAGGTGAAGTAAACTTGATTTTAGGCAGTCTTTATCCTAAACTAGCTAAGTACGTTGATGAGCCGGACAGTTTTGCCAGTGACCTTGCTTCGTATATTGAAAAACACGATGGACGAGGTCACCACAAGCTGTTTGAGCAAATTTATGCTAATTTACCTAAATAA
- the tuf gene encoding elongation factor Tu, with translation MAEKEHYVRTKPHVNIGTIGHVDHGKTTLTAAITKVLSEKGLAKAEDYSEIDAAPEEKERGITINTAHVEYETENRHYAHMDAPGHADYIKNMITGAAQMDGAILVVAATDGPMPQTREHILLARQVGVNYIVVFLNKTDLVDDPELIDLVEMEVRDLLTEYDYPGDDIPVIRGSALKALQGDKEQQDVIMKLMDTVDEYIPTPERQTDKPFLMPVEDVFTITGRGTVASGRIDRGTVKIGDEVEIVGLVPEVLKSVVTGLEMFHKTLDLGEAGDNVGVLLRGIDRDQVVRGQVLAAPGSIQTHKEFKGQVYVLKKEEGGRHTPFFSDYRPQFYFHTTDITGEIELPEGTEMVMPGDNTEFTVNLIKPAAVEKGTKFTIREGGRTVGAGQVTEILD, from the coding sequence ATGGCAGAAAAAGAACATTACGTTAGAACGAAGCCACACGTAAACATTGGTACTATCGGTCACGTTGACCATGGTAAGACCACTTTAACTGCGGCTATTACTAAAGTTTTATCAGAAAAAGGCTTAGCAAAGGCTGAAGATTATTCAGAAATCGATGCTGCGCCAGAAGAAAAGGAACGTGGTATTACCATCAATACCGCCCACGTAGAGTACGAAACTGAAAATCGTCACTACGCTCACATGGACGCTCCAGGCCACGCCGACTACATCAAGAACATGATTACCGGTGCCGCACAAATGGATGGTGCTATCTTAGTTGTTGCCGCAACTGATGGTCCTATGCCACAAACTCGTGAACACATCTTGCTTGCTCGTCAAGTTGGTGTTAACTACATCGTTGTCTTCTTAAACAAGACTGACTTAGTTGACGATCCAGAATTGATCGACTTAGTTGAAATGGAAGTTCGTGACTTGTTAACTGAATACGATTACCCAGGTGATGATATTCCAGTTATCCGTGGTTCAGCTTTGAAAGCTTTACAAGGTGACAAGGAACAACAAGACGTTATCATGAAGTTAATGGACACTGTTGACGAATACATTCCAACTCCAGAACGTCAAACTGACAAGCCATTCTTGATGCCAGTTGAAGATGTCTTCACTATTACTGGTCGTGGTACTGTTGCTTCAGGTCGTATTGACCGTGGTACTGTTAAGATCGGTGACGAAGTAGAAATCGTTGGTTTGGTACCAGAAGTTCTTAAATCAGTTGTTACTGGTTTGGAAATGTTCCACAAGACTTTGGACTTAGGTGAAGCCGGCGATAACGTTGGTGTATTGCTTCGTGGTATTGACCGTGACCAAGTTGTTCGTGGACAAGTTTTGGCCGCACCTGGCTCAATTCAAACCCATAAAGAATTTAAGGGTCAAGTTTATGTTTTGAAGAAGGAAGAAGGAGGACGTCATACTCCATTCTTCTCAGACTACCGTCCACAATTCTATTTCCACACCACTGATATTACTGGTGAAATCGAATTGCCAGAAGGTACTGAAATGGTTATGCCTGGTGATAACACAGAATTTACTGTTAACTTAATTAAGCCAGCTGCCGTTGAAAAGGGTACTAAGTTCACTATCCGTGAAGGTGGTCGTACTGTTGGTGCTGGTCAGGTTACTGAAATTCTTGACTAG